From a single Nicotiana tomentosiformis chromosome 2, ASM39032v3, whole genome shotgun sequence genomic region:
- the LOC138906528 gene encoding uncharacterized protein, producing MGHSLALTSTIHIRHGIKNPTTGALPRVSNTSFRSSNRLFRIQAVQDNGGGPRRLVDIIRVVPEISRNYFKSPSRRALFGGISLLGGFYVAQTISLSFGALGVNDVIAAVVCVLITEYVTRFYYSRPKVTFPIALLNNFKMGFTYGLFIDAFKLAS from the coding sequence ATGGGACATTCTCTGGCTTTAACATCTACAATCCATATCCGACATGGCATTAAGAATCCAACAACTGGGGCTTTACCTAGGGTAAGTAATACATCTTTTCGAAGCTCAAATAGATTATTCAGAATTCAGGCTGTGCAAGATAACGGAGGAGGGCCTCGGCGGCTAGTTGATATTATCCGTGTCGTGCCAGAGATTTCAAGAAATTATTTTAAAAGCCCATCACGGAGGGCACTATTTGGAGGTATATCATTGCTGGGTGGATTTTATGTGGCTCAGACAATTTCTCTATCTTTTGGTGCTTTAGGAGTCAATGATGTCATTGCTGCTGTAGTCTGCGTCTTAATTACCGAGTATGTGACGCGGTTCTATTACAGTCGGCCTAAAGTGACTTTTCCCATTGCTCTTTTGAACAACTTCAAGATGGGTTTTACTTATGGTCTGTTCATTGATGCTTTCAAACTTGCCAGCTGA
- the LOC104099106 gene encoding receptor-like protein 12: MYVLLNCATAEDGNFSFSGEVPDEIRNLSKSGNIGYNYTEQNCSLPLPSSVESTKIISDPFELLAKSWSQDTSVCNWIGVTCGSLHHRVTSLNISNMDLTGIIPQYFGNLTFLVSLDLRSNSFYGTLPQEMAHLHRLKIVRLSYNNFSGEIPSWFGFFAQLQVLTLRNNSFTGLVPYSISNISNLATLNLAFNALEGQIPKDIGNLKILKRFSFESNNLTGSIPPSFSNTSKLETLILSKNFLHGNIPNGIGDLHNLNWLTIETN, translated from the exons ATGTATGTGCTTCTTAATTGCGCTACTGCAGAAGATGGAAATTTCTCATTTTCAGGTGAAGTACCAGACGAGATTCGAAATCTCTCTAAATCTGGAAATATTGGATACAATTACACAGAACAGAACTGTAGTCTACCGTTACCATCTTCTGTAGAAAGCACCAAG ATCATTTCTGATCCTTTTGAGCTCTTGGCCAAAAGCTGGTCTCAGGATACTTCTGTTTGCAATTGGATTGGAGTCACTTGTGGCTCTCTGCACCATAGAGTGACTTCCTTGAACATCTCCAACATGGATCTAACAGGAATCATTCCTCAATATTTTGGAAACCTCACATTTCTTGTTTCTCTTGACTTGAGAAGCAACAGTTTCTATGGCACTCTGCCTCAAGAAATGGCTCATTTGCATCGGCTAAAGATTGTTAGATTGAGTTATAACAATTTTAGCGGTGAAATTCCTTCTTGGTTTGGTTTCTTCGCTCAACTTCAAGTTCTTACTCTAAGGAATAACAGTTTTACTGGTTTAGTCCCTTATTCTATTTCTAACATTTCCAATCTTGCAACTTTGAATTTAGCCTTCAATGCTTTAGAGGGACAGATCCCAAAAGACATTGGAAACCTTAAAATTTTGAAGCGTTTTAGCTTTGAAAGTAACAATCTTACAGGTTCTATTCCTCCATCCTTCTCAAATACCTCAAAGCTAGAAACTTTGATTCTTTCTAAGAATTTCCTCCATGGAAACATCCCAAATGGGATCGGTGATCTTCACAACCTCAACTGGTTGACTATAGAAACTAATTAG
- the LOC104099104 gene encoding probable LRR receptor-like serine/threonine-protein kinase At3g47570, protein MPTSLSRCYKLQLLSLSNNEFDGPIHSEIGTLSNLQTLYLGFNRFTGEIPQEIGDLVNLIMIAMEKNQLTGPIPMSIFNISSLQLMSLQGNNLTGSLPREIGNLTMLQRLYLGRNMLTGEIPKEVSNLIELEDFDLGSNRLSGSFPVGIFNISGLRLIDLTDNNILGTIPLNIGSMLPNIELLYLGGLTNLAGTIPHSLSNCSKLTVLDLSLNKLYGLIPNSLGDLTLLETLNLMENNLSSDQSSQELSFLTSLTNCRNLKELSLSFNPLNGMLPASVGNLSTSLEKILISDCQIKGRIPNEIGKLSSLIFLFLYGNSLTGSIPITLGNLIRLQQLSLASNKLTGSIGDSLCKLQNLGSIYLGENQLSGLVPKCLGNVTSLREIKLNSNRLSSTIPSSLGNLKDLLELDLSCNNMSGSLPAETGNLKGAIRIDLSQNQFSNVIPREIGGMQNLMHLSLAQNKLQGFIPNSIGSMLSLEFLDLSHNNLSGSIPMSLEKLQYLNYFNVSFNSLHGEIPSSGPFKNLSSQLFMFNEALCGAPRFRVPRCPISSNHGSKRKKLLLIVFPLLGAAVIIVFVTLVFVRMRYRREGKVPVPVQADLLATRGRISHYELVQATDEFSESNCVGSGSFGSVYKGILRNGTTIAVKVFNLQLEGAFKSFEIECEVLRNLRHRNLTKVISSCSNLDFKALVLEYMPNGSLDKWLYSHNHFLDIMQRLSIMIDVACALEYLHHGCSEPVVHCDMKPSNVLLDENMVAHVSDFGISKLLGEDESDVHTKTLATLGYIAPEYGREGLVSLKCDVYSYGIMLMETFTRKRPNDEIFDGGLSLKKWVSDSIPKATSEVVDANLLKPEDRKLVNKIDCVASIMKVALDCSAESPEERINMKDVVGMLQKIKIQLLSYSAST, encoded by the exons ATGCCAACAAGCTTGTCAAGATGTTACAAACTTCAGCTATTGTCTCTATCAAATAATGAATTTGATGGACCAATACATAGTGAAATTGGGACGTTAAGTAACTTGCAGACATTATATCTTGGATTTAACCGTTTCACAG GGGAAATACCACAGGAAATTGGGGATCTTGTTAATTTGATAATGATAGCTATGGAGAAAAACCAGCTTACAGGCCCTATACCCATGTCCATATTCAATATTTCTTCACTGCAACTTATGTCGCTGCAGGGCAACAATCTAACTGGATCATTACCAAGGGAGATTGGAAATTTAACTATGCTTCAACGTCTATATCTTGGTAGAAACATGCTAACAG GTGAAATACCAAAAGAAGTAAGCAATCTCATTGAGTTGGAGGACTTTGATTTGGGGAGTAACAGATTGAGTGGTTCATTTCCAGTGGGGATTTTCAACATCTCGGGACTGAGATTGATTGATCTTACCGATAATAATATATTGGGAACCATCCCATTGAATATAGGTTCTATGCTTCCCAACATTGAACTTCTTTATCTAGGTGGCCTAACTAACCTTGCTGGGACTATACCTCATTCCCTCTCAAATTGTTCAAAACTTACTGTTCTAGATCTTTCTCTGAACAAACTGTACGGCTTGATTCCCAACTCTCTTGGAGATTTGACACTCCTAGAGACTCTAAACTTGATGGAGAACAATTTGAGCAGTGACCAGTCTTCTCAGGAACTCAGCTTCTTAACTTCCTTGACGAATTGTAGAAATCTAAAAGAACTTAGTCTTTCCTTTAACCCTCTAAATGGTATGCTTCCAGCCTCAGTTGGGAACCTTTCAACTTCTCttgagaaaattttaatttccgaTTGCCAAATCAAAGGTAGAATTCCAAATGAAATTGGGAAATTAAGCAGCTTAATATTTTTGTTTCTCTATGGGAACAGCTTGACCGGATCAATACCCATAACGCTTGGCAACTTAATCAGGCTACAACAACTGTCTCTGGCCAGCAATAAGCTAACAGGATCCATTGGAGATAGCCTATGTAAATTGCAGAACTTGGGTAGCATATATTTGGGTGAAAATCAACTTTCAGGGCTTGTTCCTAAATGTTTAGGGAATGTTACTTCCCTTAGGGAGATAAAACTCAATTCCAACAGACTGAGTTCCACTATACCATCAAGCTTAGGTAACCTCAAAGATCTTCTGGAGCTCGACTTATCGTGTAACAACATGAGCGGCTCTTTACCTGCAGAAACTGGAAATCTAAAGGGTGCGATACGTATAGATCTTTCACAGAATCAATTTTCAAATGTTATTCCTAGAGAAATAGGAGGCATGCAAAATCTGATGCACCTCTCTTTGGCACAAAACAAGCTACAAGGATTTATACCTAACTCAATTGGTAGCATGCTGAGCTTGGAATTTCTAGACCTCTCCCATAACAATCTATCTGGATCAATACCCATGTCCTTGGAGAAACTTCAATATCTCAACTATTTCAATGTTTCCTTTAACAGCTTGCATGGTGAAATTCCCTCCAGTGGTCCTTTCAAAAATCTTTCTAGCCAGTTATTCATGTTCAATGAAGCATTGTGTGGTGCTCCAAGATTTCGTGTCCCCCGATGCCCCATTTCGTCAAACCATGGATCAAAGAGGAAGAAGTTACTTCTGATAGTTTTTCCTCTTCTGGGAGCTGCTGTGATAATTGTTTTCGTAACACTGGTATTTGTACGTATGAGGTACAGAAGAGAAGGAAAGGTTCCAGTTCCAGTCCAAGCTGATTTGTTGGCTACAAGGGGAAGAATTTCACACTATGAACTAGTACAAGCCACTGATGAGTTTAGTGAGAGTAATTGCGTTGGTTCCGGGAGTTTTGGTTCTGTTTACAAAGGCATTCTCAGAAATGGCACTACAATTGCAGTTAAAGTGTTCAACCTACAACTAGAAGGTGCATTCAAGAGTTTCGAAATAGAATGTGAAGTTCTCCGCAACCTTCGCCATAGGAATCTCACCAAAGTGATTAGTAGTTGCTCCAACCTTGACTTCAAGGCTTTGGTGCTCGAGTACATGCCTAATGGGAGCCTTGATAAGTGGTTGTATTCACATAACCACTTCTTAGACATCATGCAAAGACTAAGCATAATGATAGATGTGGCATGTGCATTGGAATATCTACACCATGGTTGCTCTGAACCTGTAGTTCATTGTGATATGAAGCCTAGCAATGTCTTGTTAGATGAAAACATGGTTGCTCATGTAAGTGACTTTGGAATTTCTAAACTACTTGGAGAAGATGAGAGTGATGTACACACTAAAACCTTGGCAACCTTGGGCTACATTGCACCAG AGTATGGAAGGGAGGGATTGGTGTCACTAAAATGTGATGTTTATAGTTACGGGATCATGTTGATGGAAACATTTACAAGGAAAAGGCCTAATGATGAAATATTTGATGGAGGTCTTAGTTTAAAGAAATGGGTAAGTGATTCAATCCCAAAGGCAACAAGCGAAGTTGTAGATGCGAATTTGCTAAAGCCAGAAGATAGGAAACTCGTGAACAAGATAGATTGTGTAGCGTCGATCATGAAAGTGGCACTAGATTGCTCTGCTGAATCTCCTGAAGAAAGGATCAACATGAAAGATGTCGTAGGAATGCTACAGAagatcaagattcaacttctttcaTATTCTGCAAGTACATAA
- the LOC104099102 gene encoding probable LRR receptor-like serine/threonine-protein kinase At3g47570 isoform X1, which produces MGIYALVLVHFLYSNINTIMKRKNNFLSPLVVSIWQHFLILSATAEVNLKTDEAALLALKSYVTSDTYNILTSNWTSTTSVCKWIGVTCGSRHQRVTALDISNMELIGTIPPHLGNLSFLVSFDISSNRFHGILPQELTNLHRLEFINVTSNKFTGDIPSWFSLLPELQHLHLAFNSFTGMIPPAIFNASKLESLVLGVNQLQGEIPNEIGNLQDLTWLSLGSNQLTGLVPLSLFNISSLQRLVLTNNSLSGNLPVDICSNLSELMVLALSNNEFDGQIPLEIDKCSNLQILSLSFNRFTGVIPRKIGNLTMISSLYLGRNDLEGEIPEEIGYLRNLEILDVQNCSLSGPLPSSISNITSLRSLNLYGNKLSGSLPPDMCLNMPDLRAFDLGNNQFSGTIPKEFGNCTSLSDLFLRENNLIGELPMQIGNLFNLGRLDLHYNFLTGPIPSTIFNMSNIRGISFLGNFFTGSLPADIGHGLPNLEELYLGYNNLTGSIPNSLSNASNIFRLGIGYNNFSGPFPRSFGNLRRLEYLNVNDNHFTREPSSPELTFFDSLTNCRHLRQLWIGYNPLDGNLPASVGNLSSSLDYVYAAYSEIRGSMPSEIGYLSGLSFLFLQGNYLSGFIPSSIGNLENLQALNLYDNKMISGPIPEELCNLKNLGFLSLGNNEICCSIPACLGNIKSLRYVYLDSNKLIFSIPPSLWNLNDLLHLDVSSNFLESSLPPEIGNLKVATLLNISKNRISGIIPSTIGAMQNMAELSFAENRLEGPIPESLGNMVALESLDLSHNKLSGGIPKSLVGLSHLNHLNVSYNRLSGEIPTGGPFANFSYDSFLSNEALCGAARLQIPACRSNSPHRKRKKKVLLIVLISLMAASIIMLSVTLTIFLVIRCRKRKTIIATHQADSSPATVHGRVSYHDLQQATNGFSTSNLLGYGSYGSVYKATFGSTIVAVKVFNLQTEGVFKSFDTECEVLRNLRHRNLAKVINSCSNVDFKALVLEYMPNGNLDDWLHSESCSLDIMQRVDIMIDVGSALDYLHNGYFVSVVHCDLKPSNVLLDEDMVAHVSDFGLAKLLGVGESIAQTKTLATIGYIAPEFGLEGLVSTRCDIYSYGIMLMETFTRKKPTDEQFAENASLREWIRQSWPQGMDKIIDPELMTPEEKNKTGKVQCLSTIMELALRCTADLAEERLNIKHVLVQLKTLRTMLENVIRH; this is translated from the exons ATGGGGATATATGCCTTAGTTCTGGTACACTTTCTCTATTCCAACATAAACACAATCATGAAGAGAAAAAACAATTTCCTTTCCCCTCTTGTAGTTTCAATATGGCAGCATTTTCTGATATTATCAGCCACTGCAGAAGTCAACCTCAAAACTGATGAAGCTGCTCTTCTTGCTTTGAAATCCTATGTTACTTCTGATACTTACAATATCTTGACAAGCAACTGGACCTCAACCACTTCAGTTTGCAAGTGGATTGGAGTCACATGCGGCTCTCGCCATCAAAGAGTCACAGCCTTGGATATTTCCAACATGGAACTAATAGGAACCATCCCTCCTCACTTGGGAAATCTGTCTTTTCTGGTCTCCTTCGATATCAGTAGCAACCGTTTCCATGGAATTTTGCCTCAAGAGTTGACTAATTTGCACAGATTAGAATTTATAAATGTCACTTCTAATAAGTTCACTGGAGATATTCCCTCATGGTTTTCTCTTTTGCCAGAACTCCAGCACTTGCATCTAGCATTTAACAGTTTCACAGGTATGATTCCACCGGCCATTTTTAATGCATCCAAACTAGAGAGTTTAGTGTTGGGAGTTAATCAGTTACAAGGGGAAATTCCAAATGAAATTGGTAATCTTCAAGACTTGACATGGTTGAGTTTGGGATCAAATCAGCTAACAGGCCTTGTACCACTTAGCCTGTTCAACATTTCGTCGTTACAACGTTTGGTCCTGACAAACAATAGTTTGTCTGGAAACCTTCCTGTCGATATATGCTCGAATCTCTCAGAACTCATGGTACTTGCACTGTCTAACAATGAATTTGATGGACAAATTCCTTTGGAAATTGACAAATgctcaaaccttcaaattttgtcATTATCATTCAATAGGTTCACTGGAGTGATACCTAGAAAGATTGGGAATTTGACTATGATATCTTCTTTATACCTTGGTCGAAATGATTTGGAAG GTGAAATACCAGAAGAGATTGGATATCTCCGTAATCTAGAGATACTGGATGTGCAGAACTGTAGCCTAAGTGGTCCTTTACCATCTTCTATAAGTAACATAACTTCACTTCGATCGCTCAACCTTTATGGCAATAAGCTCTCTGGCTCATTGCCCCCGGATATGTGTTTGAACATGCCTGATCTCAGAGCATTTGATCTTGGGAATAATCAATTCAGTGGAACCATTCCAAAAGAATTTGGAAACTGTACTTCACTTTCTGACCTCTTCCTAAGAGAAAACAACCTAATAG GTGAGTTACCAATGCAGATTGGTAATCTTTTCAATTTGGGAAGATTAGATCTACACTACAACTTCTTAACAGGTCCTATTCCATCTACAATATTCAACATGTCAAACATAAGGGGCATTTCTTTTTTGGGGAACTTCTTTACGGGAAGTCTTCCAGCAGATATAGGACATGGCCTTCCTAATCTTGAAGAACTTTATCTTGGTTACAATAACCTTACTGGATCCATCCCTAACTCTCTATCAAATGCTTCCAACATTTTCCGGCTGGGAATTGGATATAATAACTTTTCTGGTCCTTTTCCGAGGTCATTTGGTAATCTAAGACGTTTAGAGTACCTAAATGTGAATGACAATCATTTCACAAGAGAACCTTCATCTCCAGAATTGACTTTCTTCGATTCCTTGACAAATTGCAGACATTTAAGACAACTGTGGATAGGTTATAATCCACTCGATGGAAATCTTCCCGCTTCTGTTGGAAATCTCTCAAGTTCTCTTGACTACGTTTATGCTGCTTATAGTGAAATCAGAGGCAGCATGCCCAGTGAAATTGGATATTTAAGTGGTTTGTCTTTCTTGTTTCTTCAAGGCAATTACTTGAGTGGATTCATTCCAAGTTCAATAGGGAATTTAGAGAATCTTCAAGCATTAAATTTGTATGACAACAAAATGATAAGTGGACCTATCCCTGAGGAACTCTGCAATTTGAAGAATTTGGGATTCTTGAGCTTGGGAAATAATGAGATTTGCTGTTCTATACCAGCATGTTTAGGGAACATTAAATCTCTTAGATACGTTTACTTAGATTCCAACAAATTGATTTTTAGCATACCTCCCAGCCTGTGGAACCTCAATGATCTCTTGCATCTTGATGTGTCCTCAAATTTCTTGGAAAGCTCTCTACCTCCAGAAATTGGAAATCTAAAAGTCGCAACATTACTGAATATATCGAAGAATCGAATCTCAGGAATTATCCCGAGCACAATTGGAGCAATGCAAAATATGGCTGAACTTTCTTTTGCAGAAAATAGACTAGAAGGGCCTATTCCAGAGTCATTGGGAAACATGGTCGCCTTGGAATCGTTAGATTTGTCTCATAACAAACTCTCTGGTGGCATTCCCAAATCATTGGTAGGTCTTTCACATCTTAACCATCTCAATGTATCTTACAACAGATTGAGTGGTGAAATTCCAACTGGAGGTCCTTTTGCGAACTTCTCTTATGATTCATTCCTTTCAAATGAGGCATTATGTGGCGCTGCTAGATTGCAGATACCAGCATGTAGGTCTAATTCTCCTcataggaaaagaaaaaagaaagtgcTTCTTATTGTGCTGATCTCACTGATGGCTGCTTCAATCATAATGCTCTCAGTCACGCTCACCATCTTTTTGGTGATTAGATGTCGAAAGAGGAAAACAATCATTGCTACTCATCAGGCGGATTCTTCTCCAGCCACAGTACATGGAAGAGTTTCGTACCATGACCTTCAACAAGCAACAAATGGATTCAGTACGAGCAACTTGCTTGGGTATGGAAGTTATGGGTCTGTTTACAAAGCTACATTTGGGAGTACTATAGTGGCCGTTAAGGTATTCAACTTGCAAACAGAAGGCGTATTCAAGAGTTTCGATACAGAATGTGAAGTCTTGCGCAACCTTCGTCACAGAAATCTGGCTAAAGTCATCAATAGTTGCTCCAACGTTGATTTCAAAGCCTTGGTATTAGAGTACATGCCTAATGGAAACCTAGACGATTGGCTTCACTCTGAGAGTTGTTCCTTAGATATCATGCAGAGAGTAGACATAATGATTGATGTGGGATCAGCATTAGACTATCTCCATAACGGCTATTTTGTGTCCGTTGTTCACTGTGATCTAAAGCCTAGCAATGTCCTACTCGACGAAGATATGGTTGCACATGTGAGTGACTTTGGCCTAGCAAAGTTATTAGGGGTAGGAGAAAGTATTGCACAAACCAAAACTCTTGCAACCATCGGGTACATTGCACCAG AGTTTGGATTGGAAGGACTAGTATCTACAAGGTGTGACATTTACAGCTATGGTATCATGTTGATGGAAACGTTTACGAGAAAGAAGCCAACAGATGAACAGTTTGCTGAAAATGCAAGCTTGAGGGAGTGGATAAGACAATCATGGCCACAAGGAATGGACAAGATAATAGATCCTGAGCTAATGACACCAGAGGAGAAGAACAAAACAGGAAAGGTGCAGTGCTTATCAACCATCATGGAATTAGCTCTGCGGTGCACTGCAGACTTGGCAGAGGAAAGACTGAATATCAAACATGTTCTTGTTCAACTCAAGACTCTCAGGACTATGTTGGAAAATGTAATAAGGCACTAA
- the LOC104099102 gene encoding probable LRR receptor-like serine/threonine-protein kinase At3g47570 isoform X2 has protein sequence MISSLYLGRNDLEGEIPEEIGYLRNLEILDVQNCSLSGPLPSSISNITSLRSLNLYGNKLSGSLPPDMCLNMPDLRAFDLGNNQFSGTIPKEFGNCTSLSDLFLRENNLIGELPMQIGNLFNLGRLDLHYNFLTGPIPSTIFNMSNIRGISFLGNFFTGSLPADIGHGLPNLEELYLGYNNLTGSIPNSLSNASNIFRLGIGYNNFSGPFPRSFGNLRRLEYLNVNDNHFTREPSSPELTFFDSLTNCRHLRQLWIGYNPLDGNLPASVGNLSSSLDYVYAAYSEIRGSMPSEIGYLSGLSFLFLQGNYLSGFIPSSIGNLENLQALNLYDNKMISGPIPEELCNLKNLGFLSLGNNEICCSIPACLGNIKSLRYVYLDSNKLIFSIPPSLWNLNDLLHLDVSSNFLESSLPPEIGNLKVATLLNISKNRISGIIPSTIGAMQNMAELSFAENRLEGPIPESLGNMVALESLDLSHNKLSGGIPKSLVGLSHLNHLNVSYNRLSGEIPTGGPFANFSYDSFLSNEALCGAARLQIPACRSNSPHRKRKKKVLLIVLISLMAASIIMLSVTLTIFLVIRCRKRKTIIATHQADSSPATVHGRVSYHDLQQATNGFSTSNLLGYGSYGSVYKATFGSTIVAVKVFNLQTEGVFKSFDTECEVLRNLRHRNLAKVINSCSNVDFKALVLEYMPNGNLDDWLHSESCSLDIMQRVDIMIDVGSALDYLHNGYFVSVVHCDLKPSNVLLDEDMVAHVSDFGLAKLLGVGESIAQTKTLATIGYIAPEFGLEGLVSTRCDIYSYGIMLMETFTRKKPTDEQFAENASLREWIRQSWPQGMDKIIDPELMTPEEKNKTGKVQCLSTIMELALRCTADLAEERLNIKHVLVQLKTLRTMLENVIRH, from the exons ATGATATCTTCTTTATACCTTGGTCGAAATGATTTGGAAG GTGAAATACCAGAAGAGATTGGATATCTCCGTAATCTAGAGATACTGGATGTGCAGAACTGTAGCCTAAGTGGTCCTTTACCATCTTCTATAAGTAACATAACTTCACTTCGATCGCTCAACCTTTATGGCAATAAGCTCTCTGGCTCATTGCCCCCGGATATGTGTTTGAACATGCCTGATCTCAGAGCATTTGATCTTGGGAATAATCAATTCAGTGGAACCATTCCAAAAGAATTTGGAAACTGTACTTCACTTTCTGACCTCTTCCTAAGAGAAAACAACCTAATAG GTGAGTTACCAATGCAGATTGGTAATCTTTTCAATTTGGGAAGATTAGATCTACACTACAACTTCTTAACAGGTCCTATTCCATCTACAATATTCAACATGTCAAACATAAGGGGCATTTCTTTTTTGGGGAACTTCTTTACGGGAAGTCTTCCAGCAGATATAGGACATGGCCTTCCTAATCTTGAAGAACTTTATCTTGGTTACAATAACCTTACTGGATCCATCCCTAACTCTCTATCAAATGCTTCCAACATTTTCCGGCTGGGAATTGGATATAATAACTTTTCTGGTCCTTTTCCGAGGTCATTTGGTAATCTAAGACGTTTAGAGTACCTAAATGTGAATGACAATCATTTCACAAGAGAACCTTCATCTCCAGAATTGACTTTCTTCGATTCCTTGACAAATTGCAGACATTTAAGACAACTGTGGATAGGTTATAATCCACTCGATGGAAATCTTCCCGCTTCTGTTGGAAATCTCTCAAGTTCTCTTGACTACGTTTATGCTGCTTATAGTGAAATCAGAGGCAGCATGCCCAGTGAAATTGGATATTTAAGTGGTTTGTCTTTCTTGTTTCTTCAAGGCAATTACTTGAGTGGATTCATTCCAAGTTCAATAGGGAATTTAGAGAATCTTCAAGCATTAAATTTGTATGACAACAAAATGATAAGTGGACCTATCCCTGAGGAACTCTGCAATTTGAAGAATTTGGGATTCTTGAGCTTGGGAAATAATGAGATTTGCTGTTCTATACCAGCATGTTTAGGGAACATTAAATCTCTTAGATACGTTTACTTAGATTCCAACAAATTGATTTTTAGCATACCTCCCAGCCTGTGGAACCTCAATGATCTCTTGCATCTTGATGTGTCCTCAAATTTCTTGGAAAGCTCTCTACCTCCAGAAATTGGAAATCTAAAAGTCGCAACATTACTGAATATATCGAAGAATCGAATCTCAGGAATTATCCCGAGCACAATTGGAGCAATGCAAAATATGGCTGAACTTTCTTTTGCAGAAAATAGACTAGAAGGGCCTATTCCAGAGTCATTGGGAAACATGGTCGCCTTGGAATCGTTAGATTTGTCTCATAACAAACTCTCTGGTGGCATTCCCAAATCATTGGTAGGTCTTTCACATCTTAACCATCTCAATGTATCTTACAACAGATTGAGTGGTGAAATTCCAACTGGAGGTCCTTTTGCGAACTTCTCTTATGATTCATTCCTTTCAAATGAGGCATTATGTGGCGCTGCTAGATTGCAGATACCAGCATGTAGGTCTAATTCTCCTcataggaaaagaaaaaagaaagtgcTTCTTATTGTGCTGATCTCACTGATGGCTGCTTCAATCATAATGCTCTCAGTCACGCTCACCATCTTTTTGGTGATTAGATGTCGAAAGAGGAAAACAATCATTGCTACTCATCAGGCGGATTCTTCTCCAGCCACAGTACATGGAAGAGTTTCGTACCATGACCTTCAACAAGCAACAAATGGATTCAGTACGAGCAACTTGCTTGGGTATGGAAGTTATGGGTCTGTTTACAAAGCTACATTTGGGAGTACTATAGTGGCCGTTAAGGTATTCAACTTGCAAACAGAAGGCGTATTCAAGAGTTTCGATACAGAATGTGAAGTCTTGCGCAACCTTCGTCACAGAAATCTGGCTAAAGTCATCAATAGTTGCTCCAACGTTGATTTCAAAGCCTTGGTATTAGAGTACATGCCTAATGGAAACCTAGACGATTGGCTTCACTCTGAGAGTTGTTCCTTAGATATCATGCAGAGAGTAGACATAATGATTGATGTGGGATCAGCATTAGACTATCTCCATAACGGCTATTTTGTGTCCGTTGTTCACTGTGATCTAAAGCCTAGCAATGTCCTACTCGACGAAGATATGGTTGCACATGTGAGTGACTTTGGCCTAGCAAAGTTATTAGGGGTAGGAGAAAGTATTGCACAAACCAAAACTCTTGCAACCATCGGGTACATTGCACCAG AGTTTGGATTGGAAGGACTAGTATCTACAAGGTGTGACATTTACAGCTATGGTATCATGTTGATGGAAACGTTTACGAGAAAGAAGCCAACAGATGAACAGTTTGCTGAAAATGCAAGCTTGAGGGAGTGGATAAGACAATCATGGCCACAAGGAATGGACAAGATAATAGATCCTGAGCTAATGACACCAGAGGAGAAGAACAAAACAGGAAAGGTGCAGTGCTTATCAACCATCATGGAATTAGCTCTGCGGTGCACTGCAGACTTGGCAGAGGAAAGACTGAATATCAAACATGTTCTTGTTCAACTCAAGACTCTCAGGACTATGTTGGAAAATGTAATAAGGCACTAA